The Herbaspirillum sp. RTI4 genome has a segment encoding these proteins:
- a CDS encoding lytic transglycosylase domain-containing protein, whose translation MAVAIQTALLAGVWWPQTAQADCFDAAARYHQVNAEVLRAIARVESGGNPVAMHRNANGTTDYGLMQINSVHFAELERYGITQENVKQACSNVFIAAWRVRRMMNKYGNTWRAIGAYHSETPLLRDRYAQRIMDILAMRYASNESYESYAMRPQQSLMPPAAAPTLAIAGEHP comes from the coding sequence ATGGCGGTGGCTATTCAGACCGCTTTGCTGGCGGGGGTCTGGTGGCCGCAAACAGCGCAGGCCGATTGCTTCGATGCTGCCGCTCGTTATCATCAGGTCAATGCTGAGGTGTTACGCGCCATTGCCCGGGTGGAATCGGGCGGCAATCCTGTGGCCATGCATCGCAATGCCAACGGCACCACCGACTATGGACTCATGCAGATCAACTCCGTGCATTTTGCCGAACTCGAGCGCTATGGCATTACGCAGGAGAACGTCAAACAGGCATGCAGCAATGTGTTCATTGCGGCATGGCGCGTGCGCCGGATGATGAATAAATACGGCAACACCTGGCGTGCCATCGGCGCGTATCACTCCGAAACGCCGCTGCTGCGCGATCGCTATGCGCAACGCATCATGGATATTCTCGCCATGCGCTATGCGAGTAATGAGAGTTATGAGAGTTATGCGATGCGCCCTCAACAATCCTTGATGCCGCCAGCCGCTGCACCGACGTTGGCCATAGCAGGAGAGCATCCATGA